A genomic region of Sarcophilus harrisii chromosome 6, mSarHar1.11, whole genome shotgun sequence contains the following coding sequences:
- the TMEM192 gene encoding transmembrane protein 192 produces the protein MAAGTRLEDGSLDLTQSIEDDPLLDAQLLPQHPLHVHFRPRFHALPTVIIANLLLLIHVVFVVLAFLTGLLCSYPNPNEDKCPGNYINPFKVQTVIILGKVILWVLHMLLERYIQYHHSQVRNQGYIIIYRSTRHLKRLSLMIHSTGNAFLLLILCIQHSFPDHGPLYLDLILAVLALELICSLICLIIYTVKVRRFNKAKPRPDIIEEENMYAYANNSTSETGFRTSSSIEEVVEKQGDIIEYLKRHNALLSKRLLAFTSPDVTSQSNRE, from the exons ATGGCTGCGGGGACCAGGTTGGAGGAT ggTTCATTGGATCTCACACAAAGTATAGAAGATGACCCCCTTCTAGATGCTCAGCTTCTGCCACAACATCCCTTGCATGTTCATTTCAGACCTAGATTCCATGCCCTTCCTACTGTCATTATAGCAAATCTCCTCTTGTTAATACAT gttgTATTTGTTGTTTTAGCATTTTTAACAGGTTTGCTTTGTTCTTATCCTAATCCAAATGAGGACAAATGCCCAGGAAACTACATCAACCCATTTAAAGTTCAAACTGTGATTATCCTTGGAAAAGTGATTTTATGGGTCCTGCATATGCTTCTTGAACGTTACATCCAATATCACCATAGCCAAGTGAGAAACCAAGGCTACATCATCATCTATAGATCTACGAGACACCTTAAAAGACTGTCATTAATGATACACTCTACAG GCAATGCCTTCCTGCTCCTCATCCTGTGTATCCAGCACTCCTTCCCTGATCATGGTCCCCTCTATCTCGACCTTATTCTGGCAGTCCTGGCCTTGGAACTGATCTGTTCCCTGATATGTCTAATCATTTACACAG tGAAAGTAAGAAGATTTAATAAAGCCAAACCAAGACCTGATATAATTGAAGAAGAGAACATGTATGCATATGCCAATAATAGTACCTCAGAGACTGGATTCAG GACTAGTTCCAGTATAGAAGAAGTAGTTGAAAAGCAAGGAGATATAATAGAATACCTGAAACGACATAATGCCCTGTTAAGTAAACGACTACTGGCCTTCACATCCCCTGATGTCACTTCTCAGTCAAATAGAGAGTGA